The following proteins are co-located in the Neomonachus schauinslandi chromosome 8, ASM220157v2, whole genome shotgun sequence genome:
- the CITED2 gene encoding LOW QUALITY PROTEIN: cbp/p300-interacting transactivator 2 (The sequence of the model RefSeq protein was modified relative to this genomic sequence to represent the inferred CDS: deleted 1 base in 1 codon), with the protein MADHMMAMNHGRFPDGTNGLHHHPAHRMGMGQFPSPHHHQQQQPQHAFNALMGEHIHYGAGNMNATSGIRHAMGPGTVNGGHPPSALAPAARFNNSQFMGPPVASQGGSLPASMQLQKLNNQYFNHHPYPHNHYMPDLHPAAGHQMNGTNQHFRDCNPKHSGGSSTPGGSGGSSTPGGSGGTSGGGAGSGNSGGGGGGSGSNMPASVAHVPAAMLPPNVIDTDFIDEEVLMSLVIEMGLDRIKELPELWLGQNEFDFMTDFVCKQQPSRVSC; encoded by the exons ATGGCAGACCATATGATGGCCATGAACCACGGGCGCTTCCCCGACGGCACCAATGGGCTGCACCACCACCCTGCCCATCGCATGGGCATGGGGCAGTTCCCGAGCCCCcatcaccaccagcagcagcagccccaACACGCCTTCAACGCCCTGATGGGCGAGCACATACACTACGGCGCGGGCAACATGAATGCCACGAGCGGCATCAGGCATGCGATGGGGCCGGGGACTGTGAACGGCGGGCACCCCCCGAGCGCGCTGGCCCCCGCAGCCAGGTTTAACAACTCCCAGTTCATGGGC CCCCCGGTGGCCAGCCAGGGAGGCTCCCTGCCGGCCAGCATGCAGCTGCAGAAGCTCAACAACCAGTATTTCAACCATCACCCCTACCCCCACAACCACTACATGCCGGATTTGCACCCTGCTGCAGGCCACCAGATGAACGGGACAAACCAGCACTTCCGAGATTGCAACCCCAAGCACAGCGGCGGCAGCAGCACCCCCGGCGGCTCGGGCGGCAGCAGCACCCCCGGCGGCTCCGGCGGCACCTCGGGTGGTGGCGCGGGCAGCGGCaacagcggcggcggcggcggcggcagcggcagcaACATGCCCGCCTCCGTGGCCCACGTCCCTGCTGCAATGCTGCCGCCCAATGTCATAGACACTGATTTCATCGACGAGGAAGTGCTTATGTCCCTAGTGATAGAAATGGGTTTGGACCGCATCAAGGAGCTGCCCGAACTCTGGCTGGGGCAAAACGAGTTTGATTTTATGACGGACTTCGTGTGCAAACAGCAGCCCAGCAGAGTAAGCTGTTGA